A portion of the Faecalibacterium sp. I3-3-89 genome contains these proteins:
- a CDS encoding LCP family protein: MFDENEHTHPQNNDEGPRHIHRGIKRSEPDEVEVDSADFFSPEPPRPSRPASAPQPEAGLPPEPPKSPVPPHKQWEPLHPSEAAPSADKLPKGGMVLLGLQAVLSLAALVQLWRTQMLPVLYLVIITALLVLLWLLVRKCLASRTGAVVARVLSVMLCAALAVGCVWAQQGLTTLNNVTSGLLTGAEANKITKEPFVVYLSGVDNRGELTENARSDVNILAVVNPVTKQAALINTPRDYYVDLAGTESKDKLTHAGLYGVETSMATLGNLYGVDVGHYIRINFAGFISIIDAIGGVDVYSDQAFTSVGSPGYYDPTTFAEGWNHLDGKSALAFARERHAFKTGDIQRGINQMKVIDAMANKLKSPTLLMSFSKLMDAAADCFVTSFSQEQISALVRMQLGDLASWDIQSYTVTGSGAKSSKCYSAKGQSLYVMKPDENSVNEAKALIAAVLGGEDKLTSTSQTHEKTEVYTPTADPNAAASVPEESPDSVIVEEPAPSDVPAESEAADGQPAEGSTSGEPNASTEVPAEGSEEAPADSTESPSFSMPTQEQVEQAASSLHQAASTVLDALFGSGTGGDASSASTPAA; the protein is encoded by the coding sequence ATGTTTGACGAAAACGAGCATACCCATCCCCAGAACAACGACGAAGGCCCCCGGCATATCCATCGGGGCATCAAGCGCAGCGAGCCGGACGAGGTCGAGGTGGACAGCGCCGACTTCTTCTCCCCGGAGCCGCCCCGGCCCTCCCGGCCCGCATCTGCGCCGCAGCCGGAGGCCGGGCTTCCGCCTGAACCGCCGAAGTCTCCCGTCCCGCCCCATAAACAGTGGGAGCCGCTGCACCCCAGTGAGGCCGCTCCTTCTGCCGATAAGCTCCCGAAAGGAGGAATGGTCTTGCTGGGATTGCAGGCCGTCCTGAGCCTTGCCGCACTGGTGCAGCTCTGGCGCACCCAGATGCTGCCGGTGCTCTATCTCGTCATCATCACGGCGCTGCTGGTGCTGCTCTGGCTGCTGGTGCGCAAGTGCCTTGCTTCCCGCACCGGTGCGGTCGTAGCACGGGTTCTGTCCGTCATGCTTTGCGCCGCGCTGGCTGTGGGCTGCGTCTGGGCACAGCAGGGCCTCACGACCCTGAACAATGTCACCTCCGGTCTGCTCACCGGCGCAGAGGCCAACAAGATCACCAAAGAGCCTTTCGTGGTCTACCTCAGCGGCGTGGACAACCGCGGTGAGCTGACCGAAAATGCCCGCAGCGACGTGAACATCCTCGCGGTCGTCAACCCCGTCACCAAGCAGGCCGCCCTCATCAACACCCCCCGCGACTACTACGTTGACCTCGCGGGCACGGAAAGCAAGGACAAGCTGACCCACGCCGGACTCTACGGCGTCGAGACCAGCATGGCGACGCTGGGCAACCTCTACGGTGTGGACGTGGGCCACTACATCCGCATCAACTTTGCGGGCTTCATCAGCATCATCGACGCCATCGGCGGCGTAGACGTCTACTCCGATCAGGCCTTCACCTCCGTCGGCAGCCCCGGCTACTATGACCCCACCACCTTCGCCGAGGGCTGGAACCATCTGGATGGCAAGTCTGCTCTGGCCTTCGCCCGGGAGCGCCACGCCTTCAAGACCGGCGACATCCAGCGCGGCATCAACCAGATGAAGGTCATCGACGCGATGGCCAACAAGCTCAAGTCCCCCACCCTGCTGATGAGCTTCTCCAAGCTGATGGACGCCGCTGCCGACTGCTTCGTGACCAGCTTCTCGCAGGAGCAGATCTCCGCGCTGGTGCGGATGCAGCTGGGCGACCTCGCCAGCTGGGACATCCAGAGTTACACCGTCACCGGCTCGGGCGCAAAAAGCTCCAAGTGCTACTCCGCCAAGGGCCAGAGCCTCTACGTCATGAAGCCGGATGAGAACTCGGTCAATGAGGCCAAAGCCCTCATCGCTGCGGTGCTGGGCGGCGAAGACAAGCTCACCAGCACCAGCCAGACCCACGAAAAGACCGAGGTCTACACCCCGACGGCCGACCCCAACGCCGCCGCGTCCGTCCCGGAGGAGTCTCCCGACAGCGTGATCGTGGAAGAGCCTGCCCCGAGCGACGTCCCCGCGGAGAGCGAGGCCGCTGACGGCCAGCCCGCCGAGGGCAGCACCTCCGGCGAGCCAAACGCCTCCACCGAAGTCCCCGCAGAGGGCAGCGAAGAGGCCCCGGCAGACTCCACCGAGTCGCCGTCCTTCAGTATGCCGACACAGGAGCAGGTCGAGCAGGCGGCTTCGTCCCTGCATCAGGCCGCTTCCACCGTGCTGGACGCCCTCTTCGGCTCCGGCACGGGCGGCGACGCCTCCAGCGCTTCGACCCCCGCCGCATGA
- a CDS encoding GNAT family N-acetyltransferase gives MLLIKNLETPRLTIRSWQKSDKDFTLSLWGDKENGKYMSDPIRENMDEAYLKCVDEMEDNPEGYYLVAEWKEDGTPVGTCCIFPENENYDIGYCVSKDHWKEGLGTEVIDAIIRWVKAEGGKSITGEVADINLASVALLRKFGFSEDRKTRYKKWGEETYFDAHYYKLNLE, from the coding sequence ATGCTTCTTATCAAAAACTTGGAAACGCCAAGATTGACGATTCGTTCTTGGCAGAAATCCGATAAAGACTTTACGCTCTCTCTATGGGGAGACAAAGAAAACGGGAAGTATATGAGCGACCCTATCCGTGAGAACATGGATGAAGCGTATCTCAAATGTGTCGATGAGATGGAAGACAACCCGGAGGGATATTATCTGGTTGCTGAATGGAAAGAGGATGGTACGCCTGTCGGTACCTGTTGCATATTCCCCGAAAACGAGAATTACGATATCGGGTATTGCGTCTCAAAAGACCATTGGAAAGAAGGCCTCGGAACCGAAGTGATTGATGCTATCATTCGCTGGGTTAAGGCGGAAGGCGGCAAGTCCATCACGGGAGAAGTGGCAGATATCAATCTTGCGTCGGTTGCGCTACTTCGCAAATTTGGGTTTTCAGAGGACAGAAAAACGCGCTATAAAAAATGGGGAGAAGAAACCTATTTTGATGCCCATTATTATAAGCTGAACTTAGAGTGA
- a CDS encoding M23 family metallopeptidase, with translation MLEDKTTETRQDVPAAAPQHSSFRARLRSRWAQFQCVRLLRRHRRFRLRRHRLDSAAKKLGASPLAARIGAVLYALGFGAEYAAVRAGRGVKHLALLGVRGICRFAKDLTETAFPGAAQVVKDLFGPFVLLVKGIVALLIHAHHIHREKGLGAALKASAHYLASGVRRNLRLLPRMAMYILPVCALALGSMVFEYVINQPYALAVQVNGETVGYVANEDVFDTAREDVMERISYAGSDKTELTIEPSYTIAVAHHMLDENEMADAIIQSAGDQIGEGTALYLDGELTAVCNDGDALRAYFTSRLEPYEVPDDPNVSVGFNKQVTLEDGLYFKDSLQDYADVEKELSGVKQAQKVYTVKTGDTLWDIAHKNDLTFRELCALNTNFKGEPLNEKSSIREGDELIVTKEEAALEVRITCIETREEEVAFAIETTKSNEYTKGTTKVLQEGQNGLRRVTFQNVYDTNNVLVEQTILSTEVIKEPVNKKVVQGTKKVKSSTKFITGSGQFIWPVPNYRYCSRWYGGRHRGVDICAPAGTPIYASAGGTITKAGYNKAGAGTGYGYSVIINHGGGYSSVYAHCLSLTVSAGQTVKQGQLIGYVGSTGRSTGNHCHFEIRLNGSYIPPQNVFPGRK, from the coding sequence TTGCTGGAAGATAAAACAACTGAAACGCGGCAGGACGTGCCGGCCGCTGCGCCGCAGCACAGCAGCTTCCGCGCAAGGCTGCGCTCACGGTGGGCGCAGTTCCAGTGCGTCCGTCTGCTGCGCCGCCACCGGCGCTTCCGCCTCCGCCGCCATCGGCTGGACAGCGCAGCCAAGAAGCTGGGGGCTTCGCCGCTGGCGGCACGCATCGGCGCAGTGCTCTATGCACTGGGCTTTGGTGCAGAGTATGCTGCAGTGCGGGCCGGGCGAGGCGTCAAGCACTTGGCCCTCTTGGGCGTCCGGGGCATCTGCCGCTTTGCAAAAGACCTGACCGAGACGGCTTTCCCGGGTGCGGCACAGGTCGTCAAGGATCTGTTCGGCCCCTTTGTGCTGCTGGTGAAGGGCATAGTGGCCCTTCTCATCCACGCCCACCACATCCACCGGGAAAAAGGCCTTGGCGCGGCACTGAAGGCCAGCGCCCACTATCTCGCCAGCGGCGTCCGCCGTAACCTCCGGCTGCTGCCCCGGATGGCGATGTACATCCTGCCGGTCTGTGCGCTGGCACTGGGCAGCATGGTGTTTGAATATGTCATCAACCAGCCCTACGCGCTGGCTGTGCAGGTCAACGGCGAGACCGTGGGCTATGTGGCCAACGAGGATGTCTTCGACACAGCCCGCGAGGACGTGATGGAGCGTATCAGCTACGCAGGCTCCGATAAGACGGAGCTGACCATCGAGCCGAGCTATACCATTGCCGTCGCCCATCATATGCTGGATGAGAACGAGATGGCCGACGCCATCATCCAGAGCGCAGGCGACCAGATCGGCGAGGGCACGGCCCTGTATCTGGACGGTGAGCTGACAGCGGTATGCAACGACGGTGATGCACTGCGCGCGTACTTCACCAGCCGTCTGGAACCCTACGAAGTCCCCGATGACCCCAACGTGAGCGTGGGATTCAACAAGCAGGTCACACTGGAGGACGGCCTTTACTTCAAGGACAGCCTACAGGATTATGCGGACGTCGAGAAGGAGCTTTCCGGCGTCAAGCAGGCCCAGAAGGTGTACACGGTCAAGACCGGTGACACGCTCTGGGACATTGCCCATAAGAATGACCTGACCTTCCGGGAGCTGTGTGCGCTCAATACGAACTTCAAGGGCGAGCCGCTGAACGAAAAATCCAGCATCCGTGAGGGCGATGAGCTGATCGTCACCAAGGAAGAAGCGGCCCTCGAGGTGCGGATCACCTGCATCGAGACCCGGGAGGAGGAGGTCGCCTTCGCCATCGAAACGACCAAATCCAACGAATATACGAAGGGCACCACCAAGGTGCTGCAGGAAGGCCAGAACGGCCTGCGCCGCGTGACCTTCCAGAACGTCTACGATACAAACAATGTCCTCGTGGAGCAGACCATCCTCTCCACCGAGGTCATCAAGGAGCCGGTGAATAAAAAGGTGGTGCAGGGCACCAAGAAGGTGAAGTCCAGCACCAAATTCATCACCGGCAGCGGCCAGTTCATCTGGCCTGTGCCGAATTACCGCTACTGCTCGCGCTGGTATGGCGGACGCCACCGGGGCGTGGACATCTGTGCCCCGGCGGGTACGCCCATCTACGCCTCCGCAGGCGGCACCATCACCAAGGCGGGTTACAACAAGGCCGGTGCGGGCACGGGCTATGGCTACTCGGTCATCATCAACCACGGCGGCGGCTACAGCAGCGTGTATGCACACTGCCTGTCCCTGACCGTCAGCGCAGGCCAGACCGTCAAGCAGGGCCAGCTCATCGGCTATGTGGGCAGCACGGGCCGTTCCACCGGCAACCACTGCCACTTTGAGATCCGTCTCAATGGTTCGTACATTCCCCCGCAGAACGTGTTCCCGGGGAGAAAATAA
- a CDS encoding RluA family pseudouridine synthase — protein sequence MKLYFKVPPEADGALLRSFLRRCSVSADLSRAVKFRGSGFFADGVPILANRRVEAGQVISFELPPEGEGVAPQSGIPVNVVYEDAFALVLEKPPRLAVHPTLNYPLGTLANGYAAWAAQRGNSPVFRPVNRIDKDTSGLVLAAQNGYAAPLLAGRVEKLYYAVVEGELPLGQGVIDAPIGRQGGSIIGRCVTPDGKPSRTEYTILKAENGLSLAACVPVTGRTHQIRVHFASIGHPLAGDDLYGGSRARIGRQALHCARQTFRVPRCETLEDGICIEAPVDETTLRTVTVESPLPADMAQFFC from the coding sequence ATGAAGCTCTATTTCAAGGTCCCGCCCGAGGCGGATGGGGCGCTGCTGCGCAGCTTTCTGCGCCGGTGCAGCGTCTCTGCCGACCTTTCCCGGGCCGTGAAGTTCCGGGGCAGCGGCTTTTTTGCCGACGGCGTGCCCATTCTGGCCAACCGCCGGGTCGAGGCCGGGCAGGTCATCTCCTTCGAGCTGCCGCCAGAGGGGGAGGGCGTCGCGCCGCAGAGCGGCATCCCGGTGAACGTCGTCTATGAGGACGCCTTTGCCCTCGTGCTGGAAAAACCGCCCCGCCTCGCTGTGCACCCCACCCTGAACTACCCGCTGGGCACGCTGGCGAACGGCTATGCGGCATGGGCGGCTCAGCGGGGGAACAGCCCGGTCTTCCGCCCGGTGAACCGGATCGACAAGGATACCAGCGGCCTCGTGCTGGCGGCGCAGAACGGCTACGCCGCCCCGCTGCTGGCCGGACGGGTGGAAAAGCTCTACTACGCCGTCGTGGAGGGGGAGCTTCCCCTTGGCCAGGGCGTCATCGACGCGCCCATCGGGCGGCAGGGCGGGAGCATCATCGGTCGCTGCGTCACGCCCGACGGCAAGCCCAGCCGGACGGAGTATACTATTTTAAAGGCAGAAAACGGCCTCAGCCTCGCGGCCTGCGTGCCGGTGACGGGCCGCACCCATCAGATCCGGGTGCATTTTGCTTCCATCGGCCACCCGCTGGCCGGGGATGACCTCTACGGCGGGAGCAGGGCACGCATCGGACGGCAGGCCCTCCACTGCGCCCGCCAGACGTTCCGAGTGCCGCGCTGTGAGACGCTGGAAGACGGCATCTGCATCGAAGCGCCGGTGGACGAGACGACCCTGCGCACGGTGACGGTGGAAAGCCCGCTGCCCGCCGATATGGCGCAATTCTTTTGCTGA
- a CDS encoding NAD(+) synthase, translating to MNDGFLKAAALSPSLRVADCAYNTSQILSQLKDAAARGVRLAVFPEFCLTGYTCGDLFLQRTLQQGALDGLQTLLDASRELDVVALVGLPLLVRGKLYNCAAVLCSGRLLGLVPKTYLPNYGEFYEKRQFTPGSTEVETVTVCGQEVPFGTSLLFRCRQMPSFVLGVEICEDLWSALPPSTFHALAGATVIANLSASDETVGKAEYRRTLVSNQSARLLCGYLYASAGHGESTQDMVFAGHDLIAENGTLLAETSPFEGGWAETELDCQRMESERVRNTSFEPSTEGYLTVDFDLTLTETPLSRWVDPTPFIPHDERRRAERCELILKMQADGLAKRLEHAHAKTAVIGISGGLDSCLALLVAVRAMKQLGRPTSDVLAVTMPCFGTTRRTRSNAEILCDELAVSFTEIDIANTVHSHFKDIGQDEQVLDVTFENGQARVRTLELMDTANRTGGLVVGTGDLSELALGWATYNGDHMSMYGVNAGVPKTLVRHLVRYEADIAASAELRRVLLDILDTPVSPELLPAKDGEIAQKTEDLVGPYELHDFYLYYVLRFGFGPAKIFRLAKAAFAGRAEYPDEVLYRWLRNFYWRFFAQQFKRSCLPDGPKVGSVTLSPRGDWRMPSDAAAALWLAELEQIPLKG from the coding sequence ATGAATGATGGTTTTTTGAAAGCAGCTGCCCTCTCGCCCTCTCTGCGGGTGGCCGACTGCGCTTATAACACTTCCCAGATCTTATCCCAGCTGAAGGATGCCGCCGCCCGGGGCGTCAGACTGGCAGTTTTTCCCGAATTCTGCCTCACCGGCTACACCTGCGGCGACCTGTTCTTACAGCGCACGTTGCAGCAGGGCGCACTGGATGGCTTGCAGACCCTGTTGGACGCCAGCCGGGAGCTGGACGTCGTGGCCCTCGTGGGCCTGCCGCTGCTGGTGCGGGGCAAGCTGTACAACTGCGCCGCCGTCCTCTGCAGCGGGCGTCTGCTGGGCCTCGTGCCCAAGACCTACCTCCCCAACTACGGCGAGTTCTACGAAAAGCGCCAGTTCACCCCGGGCAGCACCGAGGTGGAGACCGTGACAGTCTGCGGGCAGGAGGTTCCCTTCGGCACCTCGCTGCTCTTCCGCTGCCGCCAGATGCCCAGCTTCGTGCTGGGTGTGGAGATCTGCGAAGACCTCTGGAGCGCCCTGCCTCCCTCCACCTTCCATGCGCTGGCCGGTGCTACGGTCATCGCCAATCTGTCGGCCAGCGACGAGACCGTCGGTAAGGCCGAGTACCGCCGGACGCTGGTGTCCAACCAGTCCGCCCGTCTCCTCTGCGGCTACCTGTACGCCTCGGCGGGCCACGGTGAGAGCACGCAGGATATGGTCTTTGCCGGTCACGACCTCATCGCCGAAAATGGCACGCTCCTCGCTGAGACTTCGCCGTTTGAGGGCGGCTGGGCCGAGACCGAGCTGGACTGCCAGCGGATGGAGTCGGAGCGGGTGCGCAACACCAGCTTCGAACCCAGCACCGAGGGCTATCTGACCGTCGATTTCGACCTCACCCTCACCGAAACGCCCCTCTCCCGCTGGGTGGACCCCACCCCCTTCATTCCCCACGACGAGCGCCGCCGGGCCGAGCGCTGCGAACTGATCCTGAAGATGCAGGCCGACGGCCTCGCCAAGCGTCTTGAGCACGCCCACGCCAAAACAGCCGTCATCGGCATCTCAGGCGGTCTGGACAGCTGCCTTGCGCTGCTGGTAGCCGTCCGCGCCATGAAGCAGCTGGGCCGTCCCACCAGCGACGTGCTGGCTGTCACCATGCCCTGCTTCGGCACCACCCGCCGCACCCGCAGCAATGCGGAAATTTTGTGCGACGAGCTGGCCGTCAGCTTCACCGAGATCGACATCGCCAACACCGTCCACAGCCACTTCAAGGACATCGGGCAGGACGAGCAGGTGCTGGACGTCACCTTCGAGAACGGACAGGCCCGCGTGCGCACCCTCGAGCTGATGGACACGGCCAACCGCACCGGAGGCCTCGTCGTCGGCACCGGCGACCTCTCCGAGCTGGCGCTGGGCTGGGCCACCTACAACGGCGACCACATGAGCATGTATGGCGTCAACGCCGGTGTCCCCAAGACGCTGGTGCGCCACCTCGTCCGGTACGAGGCCGACATCGCCGCCTCCGCCGAGCTGCGCCGGGTGCTGCTGGACATCCTCGACACCCCCGTCTCCCCTGAGCTTCTGCCCGCCAAGGACGGCGAGATCGCCCAGAAGACGGAAGACCTCGTCGGCCCCTACGAGCTGCACGACTTCTATCTCTACTACGTCCTCCGCTTCGGCTTCGGCCCGGCGAAGATCTTCCGGCTGGCCAAGGCGGCCTTCGCAGGCCGGGCCGAGTACCCGGACGAGGTGCTCTACCGTTGGCTGCGCAACTTCTACTGGCGGTTCTTTGCCCAGCAGTTCAAGCGCAGCTGCCTGCCCGACGGCCCCAAGGTGGGCAGCGTCACCCTCTCGCCCCGCGGCGATTGGCGGATGCCCAGCGACGCCGCCGCCGCCCTCTGGCTGGCCGAGCTGGAGCAGATCCCCCTCAAAGGATGA
- the deoD gene encoding purine-nucleoside phosphorylase: MATPHISAEKGDFAKTVLMPGDPLRAKFIADTFLKDVRQVTGVRGMLGFTGTYEGRPISVMGSGMGMPSIGIYSYELFKFYDVDNIIRIGSAGSYTDSAKLFDTVLATGAVSESNYARVQSGNDHDITFPSEELNDKLRASAKKQGIKLIEGNIHSSDVFYRQPSDAKPTYWELLRDERGCLCVEMESFALFANAEVLGKNAACLLTISDSFVSPEITTAEQRQKSFTDMMKVALGAEY; encoded by the coding sequence ATGGCTACTCCTCACATCAGCGCCGAAAAGGGCGATTTCGCAAAGACTGTCCTGATGCCGGGCGACCCCCTGCGCGCAAAATTCATTGCAGACACCTTCCTGAAGGATGTCCGTCAGGTGACGGGCGTGCGAGGGATGCTGGGCTTCACCGGTACCTACGAGGGCCGTCCCATCAGTGTGATGGGCAGCGGCATGGGAATGCCCTCCATCGGCATCTACTCCTATGAGCTGTTCAAGTTCTACGATGTGGACAACATCATCCGCATCGGCTCCGCCGGCAGCTACACCGACAGCGCCAAGCTGTTCGATACCGTGCTGGCCACCGGTGCGGTCAGCGAGTCCAACTATGCCCGCGTCCAGAGCGGCAACGACCACGACATCACCTTCCCCAGCGAGGAGCTGAACGACAAGCTGCGTGCCTCCGCCAAGAAGCAGGGCATCAAGCTCATCGAGGGCAACATCCACTCCTCCGATGTCTTCTATCGTCAGCCCTCCGACGCAAAGCCCACTTACTGGGAGCTGCTGCGGGACGAGCGCGGCTGCCTCTGCGTGGAGATGGAGAGCTTTGCACTCTTCGCCAACGCTGAGGTGCTGGGCAAGAATGCCGCCTGCCTGCTGACCATCTCGGACAGCTTCGTCTCCCCGGAGATCACCACCGCAGAGCAGCGCCAGAAGAGCTTCACCGATATGATGAAGGTCGCGCTGGGGGCGGAGTACTAA
- a CDS encoding NusG domain II-containing protein, producing MKRHKKLLLNLVFAAVILAAAAALLLVRRAGQTGAPLCAELIYGDANTKLTFPLETDADYDVDTGYLTVHIRIQNGAARFVDSPCPDHVCESFGWLSEEDQTATCLPARAVLTILPTT from the coding sequence ATGAAACGACACAAAAAACTGCTGCTAAATCTGGTCTTTGCCGCCGTCATTCTGGCCGCAGCCGCCGCGCTGCTGCTGGTGCGCAGGGCCGGTCAGACCGGTGCCCCACTCTGTGCCGAGCTGATCTATGGCGACGCCAACACCAAGCTGACCTTCCCCCTCGAAACGGACGCCGACTATGATGTGGACACCGGCTATCTCACCGTCCATATCCGCATTCAGAACGGCGCGGCCCGCTTTGTGGACTCGCCCTGCCCGGACCATGTCTGCGAGTCCTTCGGCTGGCTGAGCGAAGAAGACCAGACGGCCACCTGCCTGCCCGCGCGGGCGGTGCTGACCATCCTCCCCACCACCTGA
- a CDS encoding cytidine deaminase, with the protein MTKLTLEEKQELIRMALAAREKAYAPYSGFMVGAALRAEDGRIFTGCNVENAAFTPTSCAERTALFKAVAEGVTKFTDIAVVGSRRGEVNKQITSPCGVCRQALFEFGGPELNVIMARSPEDFIERSMDELLPFGFGPSNVAGNKAVKD; encoded by the coding sequence ATGACAAAACTGACTCTGGAAGAAAAGCAGGAGCTGATCCGGATGGCTCTTGCGGCCCGGGAAAAGGCCTATGCGCCCTACAGCGGCTTTATGGTGGGCGCAGCCCTGCGGGCCGAGGATGGCCGCATCTTCACCGGCTGCAATGTGGAGAACGCTGCCTTCACCCCCACCAGCTGCGCCGAGCGAACGGCACTGTTCAAGGCTGTGGCGGAGGGCGTGACCAAGTTCACCGACATCGCGGTGGTGGGCTCCCGCCGGGGCGAGGTCAACAAGCAGATCACCTCGCCCTGCGGCGTCTGCCGTCAGGCGCTGTTCGAGTTCGGCGGCCCGGAGCTGAACGTCATCATGGCAAGAAGCCCGGAGGACTTCATCGAGCGCAGCATGGACGAGCTGCTGCCCTTCGGTTTCGGCCCCTCCAATGTGGCGGGCAACAAGGCCGTGAAAGACTGA